In the Magnolia sinica isolate HGM2019 chromosome 15, MsV1, whole genome shotgun sequence genome, one interval contains:
- the LOC131226606 gene encoding protein MIZU-KUSSEI 1 translates to MQRQPQPTSTIVPETVPSPARSPVSLLQPSPKRKSKSSKVFRLFRSALRSFPIIAPNNCKLPTTHPRSGLHDKHIHGGIRMTGTLFGYHKARVTLAIQEKPRCLPMLLLELTIPTAKLLQDMASGLVRIALECEKRSADKTRLIDEPVWTMYCNGRKTGYGVKREPTDEDLNVMQLLHAVSMGAGVLPSNEAGSSNGELTYMRAHLERVVGSKDSETFYMLNTDGNSGPELSIFFVRI, encoded by the coding sequence ATGCAGCGACAGCCGCAGCCAACCAGCACCATCGTGCCAGAGACCGTGCCCTCACCGGCCCGCTCACCTGTGTCCCTTCTACAACCTTCCCCTAAACGGAAGTCAAAATCCTCAAAGGTATTCCGACTCTTCCGTTCTGCTCTCCGGTCATTCCCTATCATTGCCCCCAACAACTGCAAGCTCCCAACCACCCACCCCCGCAGCGGGCTGCACGACAAGCACATCCATGGTGGGATCCGGATGACTGGTACACTCTTCGGCTACCACAAGGCTCGGGTTACCCTAGCCATCCAAGAAAAGCCCAGGTGCCTCCCGATGCTGCTGCTCGAGCTCACCATCCCAACCGCCAAGCTCCTCCAAGACATGGCATCCGGCCTCGTGCGGATCGCGCTCGAGTGTGAGAAGCGGTCTGCCGACAAGACCAGGCTCATCGACGAGCCTGTATGGACAATGTATTGCAATGGCCGGAAGACGGGCTACGGTGTGAAGCGCGAGCCAACGGACGAGGACCTCAATGTCATGCAACTGCTCCACGCCGTATCAATGGGCGCAGGTGTGCTCCCTAGCAACGAGGCAGGCTCATCCAATGGTGAGCTAACCTACATGCGGGCCCACTTGGAGCGGGTGGTGGGATCCAAGGACTCTGAGACTTTCTACATGCTGAATACGGATGGCAACAGCGGGCCCGAACTCAGCATCTTCTTTGTAAGGATATGA